One region of Streptomyces capillispiralis genomic DNA includes:
- a CDS encoding NADH-quinone oxidoreductase subunit G, whose protein sequence is MTVTTSAPSGGGEAAVPPEDLVTLTIDGAEISVPKGTLVIRAAEQLGIEIPRFCDHPLLDPAGACRQCIVEVEGQRKPMASCTITCTDGMVVKTHLTSPVAEKAQKGVMELLLINHPLDCPVCDKGGECPLQNQAMSHGHAESRFEGRKRTYEKPVPISTQVLLDRERCVLCARCTRFSQQIAGDPMIELVERGALQQVGTGEGDPFESYFSGNTIQICPVGALTSAAYRFRSRPFDLISSPSVCEHCSGGCATRTDHRRGKVMRRLAAHDPEVNEEWICDKGRFAFRYAQQRDRLQTPLVRNAEGDLEPASWPDALQIAAQGLLASRGRTGVLTGGRLTVEDAYAYSKFARVALDTNDVDFRARVHSAEEADFLAARVAGRGRDLDGTGVTYTALEKAPAVLLVGFESEEEAPGVFLRLRKAWRGHGQRTFALATHATRGLTKAGGTLLPAAPGTETEWLDALSSGVGLEGDGARAAEALRTEGAVIVVGERLAAVRGGLTAAVRSATATGARLVWIPRRAGERGAVEAGALPSLLPGGRPATDPRAREEVAAVWGVADLPHRYGRDTGQIVEAAARGELQALLVAGVEVADLPDPARARAALAEAGFVVSLELRPSEVTELADVVLPVAAVAEKAGTFLNWEGRVRLFEAALKPDQMTRRVAPTDARVLQMLADAMDVHLGLPDLRTVRAELDRLGAWTGPLATDPVETAGSLPRPAAGEAVLAGHRLLLDQGLLQAGDEALAGTRHAAHARVSAATAAEVGVKEGDALAVTGTAGTVELPLEVTEMPDRVVWLPLNSTGGGVASDTGELPGSLVRIGPATPAGEAPKEVEA, encoded by the coding sequence ATGACCGTGACCACGAGCGCTCCCTCCGGCGGAGGAGAGGCGGCGGTCCCGCCCGAGGACCTCGTCACGCTGACCATCGACGGCGCCGAGATCAGCGTGCCCAAGGGCACCCTGGTCATCCGGGCCGCCGAGCAGCTCGGCATCGAGATCCCCCGGTTCTGCGACCACCCGCTCCTCGACCCGGCCGGCGCCTGCCGGCAGTGCATCGTCGAGGTCGAGGGCCAGCGCAAGCCCATGGCGTCCTGCACCATCACCTGCACCGACGGCATGGTGGTGAAGACCCACCTGACCTCGCCGGTCGCGGAGAAGGCCCAGAAGGGTGTGATGGAGCTGCTGCTCATCAACCACCCGCTGGACTGCCCGGTCTGCGACAAGGGCGGCGAGTGCCCGCTGCAGAACCAGGCGATGTCGCACGGCCACGCCGAGTCCCGCTTCGAGGGCAGGAAGCGCACCTACGAGAAGCCCGTCCCGATCTCCACCCAGGTGCTGCTCGACCGCGAGCGGTGCGTGCTGTGCGCCCGCTGCACCCGCTTCTCCCAGCAGATCGCGGGCGACCCGATGATCGAGCTGGTCGAGCGGGGCGCGCTCCAGCAGGTCGGCACCGGCGAGGGCGACCCCTTCGAGTCGTACTTCTCCGGCAACACCATCCAGATCTGCCCGGTCGGCGCGCTCACCTCCGCCGCCTACCGCTTCCGCTCCCGCCCCTTCGACCTGATCTCGTCGCCGTCGGTGTGCGAGCACTGCTCGGGCGGCTGCGCCACCCGCACCGACCACCGGCGCGGCAAGGTCATGCGACGGCTCGCCGCGCACGACCCCGAGGTCAACGAGGAGTGGATCTGCGACAAGGGACGCTTCGCGTTCCGGTACGCCCAGCAGCGGGACCGGCTCCAGACGCCGCTGGTGCGCAACGCGGAGGGCGACCTGGAGCCTGCGTCCTGGCCGGACGCGCTGCAGATCGCCGCGCAGGGGCTGCTGGCCTCGCGGGGCCGCACCGGTGTCCTGACCGGCGGCCGGCTCACCGTCGAGGACGCCTACGCGTACAGCAAGTTCGCGCGGGTCGCGCTCGACACCAACGACGTCGACTTCCGCGCGCGCGTGCACAGCGCCGAGGAGGCCGACTTCCTCGCCGCCCGGGTGGCGGGCCGCGGCCGTGACCTCGACGGTACGGGCGTCACGTACACCGCGCTGGAGAAGGCGCCGGCCGTCCTGCTCGTCGGGTTCGAGTCCGAGGAGGAGGCGCCCGGCGTCTTCCTGCGGCTGCGCAAGGCCTGGCGCGGGCACGGACAGCGGACCTTCGCCCTGGCCACGCACGCCACGCGGGGTCTGACGAAGGCCGGCGGCACACTGCTGCCGGCGGCCCCCGGCACCGAGACCGAATGGCTGGACGCGCTCTCCAGCGGCGTCGGCCTGGAGGGCGACGGGGCCAGGGCCGCCGAGGCGCTGCGGACCGAGGGCGCGGTGATCGTCGTCGGCGAGCGGCTGGCGGCCGTACGCGGCGGCCTGACCGCGGCCGTGCGCAGTGCCACCGCGACCGGTGCCCGGCTGGTGTGGATCCCGCGCCGGGCCGGGGAGCGCGGCGCCGTGGAGGCGGGCGCGCTGCCGTCACTGCTGCCGGGCGGGCGCCCGGCGACCGACCCGCGCGCGCGGGAGGAGGTCGCCGCCGTGTGGGGCGTCGCCGATCTCCCGCACCGCTACGGCCGGGACACCGGCCAGATCGTGGAGGCGGCGGCCCGCGGCGAACTCCAGGCGCTGCTGGTCGCGGGCGTGGAGGTCGCCGACCTGCCCGACCCGGCCCGCGCGCGGGCGGCACTCGCCGAGGCCGGGTTCGTGGTCTCGCTCGAACTGCGGCCCAGCGAGGTCACCGAACTCGCCGACGTCGTCCTGCCGGTCGCCGCGGTCGCCGAGAAGGCCGGCACCTTCCTCAACTGGGAGGGCAGGGTCCGCCTGTTCGAGGCGGCGCTCAAGCCCGACCAGATGACCCGGCGGGTCGCACCCACCGACGCGCGCGTGCTGCAGATGCTGGCCGACGCCATGGACGTCCACCTGGGCCTGCCGGACCTGCGCACGGTCCGCGCGGAGCTGGACCGGCTCGGCGCCTGGACCGGCCCCCTGGCCACCGACCCGGTGGAGACCGCGGGCTCCCTGCCCCGGCCGGCCGCCGGGGAGGCGGTGCTCGCCGGGCACCGGCTGCTGCTCGACCAGGGGCTGCTCCAGGCCGGCGACGAGGCACTGGCCGGCACCCGACACGCCGCGCACGCGCGCGTGTCCGCCGCCACCGCCGCCGAGGTCGGCGTCAAGGAGGGCGACGCGCTGGCGGTGACCGGGACCGCCGGAACGGTCGAACTCCCCCTGGAGGTCACCGAGATGCCCGACCGCGTGGTGTGGCTCCCGCTGAACTCCACCGGCGGCGGCGTCGCCTCCGACACCGGGGAACTGCCCGGCTCCCTCGTCCGCATCGGACCGGCGACGCCCGCCGGCGAGGCCCCCAAGGAGGTGGAGGCATGA
- the nuoF gene encoding NADH-quinone oxidoreductase subunit NuoF — MTLAPELKDTGPEKLLAPVLSAFWDEDASWTLDVYRGHDGYEGLRKALAMSPDDVIAYVKESGLRGRGGAGFPTGMKWQFIPQGDGKPHYLVVNADESEPGTCKDIPLLFANPHSLIEGIVIACYAIRSSHAFIYLRGEVVPVLRRLHEAVREAREAGFLGENILGSGLDLELTVHAGAGAYICGEETALLDSLEGRRGQPRLRPPFPAVAGLYACPTVVNNVESIASVPAIMNRGKEWFRSMGSEKSPGFTLYSLSGHVAGPGQYEAPLGITLRQLLEMSGGMRPGHRLKFWTPGGSSTPMFTDEHLDVPLDYEGVGAAGSMLGTKALQCFDETTCVVRAVTRWTEFYAHESCGKCTPCREGTYWLVQLLRDIEAGKGRMSDLDKLNDIADNINGKSFCALGDGAASPIFSSLKYFREEYEEHITGRGCPFDPAKSTAWADHRTEVNA, encoded by the coding sequence ATGACCTTGGCACCCGAACTGAAGGACACCGGCCCGGAGAAGCTGCTCGCACCGGTGCTCTCGGCCTTCTGGGACGAGGACGCGTCCTGGACGCTGGACGTCTACCGCGGGCACGACGGGTACGAGGGGCTGCGCAAGGCGCTCGCCATGTCCCCCGACGACGTCATCGCCTACGTCAAGGAGTCCGGACTGCGCGGACGCGGCGGCGCCGGCTTCCCGACCGGGATGAAGTGGCAGTTCATCCCGCAGGGCGACGGCAAGCCCCACTACCTCGTGGTCAACGCCGACGAGTCGGAGCCGGGCACCTGCAAGGACATCCCGCTCCTCTTCGCCAACCCGCACAGCCTCATCGAGGGCATCGTCATCGCCTGCTACGCGATCCGGTCGTCCCATGCCTTCATCTACCTCCGCGGTGAGGTCGTCCCCGTGCTGCGGCGGCTGCACGAGGCCGTGCGCGAGGCGCGCGAGGCCGGGTTCCTCGGCGAGAACATCCTGGGCAGCGGACTCGACCTCGAACTCACCGTGCACGCGGGCGCGGGCGCGTACATCTGCGGTGAGGAGACCGCACTGCTCGACTCGCTCGAAGGCCGCCGGGGCCAGCCGAGGCTCCGTCCCCCCTTCCCCGCCGTCGCGGGCCTCTACGCGTGCCCGACCGTGGTGAACAACGTCGAGTCGATCGCGTCGGTTCCCGCCATCATGAACCGGGGCAAGGAGTGGTTCCGCTCGATGGGCAGCGAGAAGTCCCCCGGCTTCACGCTCTACTCCCTCAGCGGCCACGTCGCCGGCCCCGGCCAGTACGAGGCGCCCCTCGGCATCACCCTGCGCCAGCTGCTGGAGATGAGCGGCGGGATGCGGCCCGGGCACCGGCTGAAGTTCTGGACGCCGGGCGGCTCCTCCACGCCGATGTTCACCGACGAGCACCTCGACGTCCCCCTCGACTACGAGGGAGTGGGCGCCGCCGGTTCCATGCTCGGCACCAAGGCCCTGCAGTGCTTCGACGAGACGACCTGCGTGGTGCGCGCCGTCACCCGCTGGACCGAGTTCTACGCCCACGAGTCCTGCGGCAAGTGCACGCCCTGCCGTGAGGGCACGTACTGGCTGGTGCAGCTGCTGCGCGACATCGAGGCCGGCAAGGGCCGGATGTCCGACCTCGACAAGCTGAACGACATCGCCGACAACATCAACGGCAAGTCCTTCTGTGCCCTCGGCGACGGCGCCGCCTCGCCGATCTTCTCCTCGCTCAAGTACTTCCGCGAGGAGTACGAGGAGCACATCACGGGCCGCGGCTGCCCCTTCGACCCCGCGAAGTCGACGGCCTGGGCCGACCACCGCACGGAGGTGAACGCATGA
- the nuoE gene encoding NADH-quinone oxidoreductase subunit NuoE, with translation MTTSSSERGVSLGMPELPAPAYPDDVRARLETDAREVIARYPDSRSALLPLLHLVQSEEGHVTRTGMRFCADMLGLTTAEVTAVATFYTMYRRRPSGDYQVGVCTNTLCAVMGGDAIFEELQEHLGVGNGETTDDGKVTLEHIECNAACDFAPVVMVNWEFFDNQTPESAKRMVDDLRAGRPVAPTRGAPLCTFKETARILAGFPDERDGAVEATGSAGPASLAGLKLAKGEAPARVVHPRGEAPRDTPPHEPSPTEHLSSHDAPQDTSASDPSHPAGPAAEEGE, from the coding sequence GTGACCACCTCTTCTTCGGAGCGGGGCGTCAGCCTGGGCATGCCCGAACTGCCCGCACCCGCCTACCCGGACGACGTCCGGGCCCGGCTGGAGACCGACGCGCGCGAGGTCATCGCCCGCTACCCGGACTCCCGGTCCGCCCTCCTGCCGCTGCTGCACCTCGTGCAGTCGGAGGAGGGACACGTCACGCGCACCGGCATGCGGTTCTGCGCGGACATGCTCGGCCTCACCACCGCCGAGGTGACCGCGGTCGCCACCTTCTACACCATGTACCGGCGCCGGCCGAGCGGCGACTACCAGGTCGGGGTGTGCACCAACACCCTGTGCGCCGTCATGGGCGGCGACGCGATCTTCGAGGAGCTCCAGGAACACCTGGGCGTCGGCAACGGCGAGACCACCGACGACGGCAAGGTCACCCTGGAGCACATCGAGTGCAACGCGGCCTGCGACTTCGCGCCCGTGGTGATGGTCAACTGGGAGTTCTTCGACAACCAGACCCCCGAGAGCGCCAAGCGCATGGTCGACGACCTGCGCGCCGGCCGCCCGGTGGCCCCGACCCGCGGTGCGCCCCTGTGCACCTTCAAGGAGACCGCGCGGATCCTGGCCGGGTTCCCCGACGAGCGCGACGGCGCCGTCGAGGCCACCGGCAGCGCGGGACCCGCCTCCCTGGCCGGCCTGAAGCTGGCCAAGGGCGAGGCGCCGGCCCGCGTGGTGCACCCGCGCGGTGAGGCACCCCGGGACACCCCGCCGCACGAGCCGTCGCCCACGGAGCACCTCAGCTCGCACGACGCGCCGCAGGACACATCGGCCTCCGACCCCTCCCACCCGGCGGGGCCCGCAGCCGAGGAGGGGGAGTGA
- a CDS encoding NADH-quinone oxidoreductase subunit D, with translation MSTSHASASDAAASAASARETTEGTVYTVTGGDWDEVVETAARADDERIVVNMGPQHPSTHGVLRLILEIDGETVTEARCGIGYLHTGIEKNLEYRTWTQGTTFVTRMDYLTPFFNETAYCLAVEKLLGIEDQIPDRASVIRVLLMELNRLSSHLVAIATGGMELGATTIMIYGFRDRELILDIYELITGLRMNHAYIRPGGLAQDLPPGAVDQIREFVKKMKKNLPEYDKLATGNPIFKARMQDVGYLDLAGCMALGATGPILRSTGLPHDLRKTQPYCGYETYDFEIPTADTCDSYGRFLIRLEEMRQSLHIVEQCLDRLQPGPVMVADKKIAWPAQLALGPDGLGNSLDHIKKIMGSSMEALIHHFKLVTEGFRVPPGQAYAAVESPKGELGVHVVSDGGTRPYRVHFRDPSFTNLQAMAAMCEGGQVADVIVAVASIDPVMGGVDR, from the coding sequence ATGAGCACGTCGCACGCGTCCGCATCCGACGCCGCCGCCTCGGCCGCGTCGGCACGCGAGACCACCGAGGGCACCGTCTACACCGTCACCGGCGGCGACTGGGACGAGGTCGTCGAGACCGCGGCCCGGGCCGACGACGAGCGCATCGTCGTCAACATGGGCCCCCAGCACCCGTCCACCCACGGCGTGCTCCGCCTGATCCTGGAGATCGACGGCGAGACGGTCACCGAGGCCCGCTGCGGCATCGGCTACCTCCACACCGGCATCGAGAAGAACCTCGAGTACCGGACGTGGACCCAGGGCACCACGTTCGTGACGCGCATGGACTACCTGACGCCGTTCTTCAACGAGACGGCGTACTGCCTCGCGGTCGAGAAGCTCCTCGGCATCGAGGACCAGATCCCCGACCGGGCCTCGGTCATCCGGGTGCTCCTGATGGAGCTGAACCGGCTCTCCTCCCACCTGGTGGCCATCGCCACCGGCGGCATGGAGCTCGGCGCCACCACGATCATGATCTACGGCTTCCGCGACCGTGAGCTGATCCTCGACATCTACGAGCTGATCACGGGCCTCAGGATGAACCACGCGTACATCCGCCCCGGCGGACTCGCCCAGGACCTGCCGCCCGGCGCGGTGGACCAGATCCGCGAGTTCGTGAAGAAGATGAAGAAGAACCTCCCGGAGTACGACAAGCTCGCCACCGGGAACCCCATCTTCAAGGCCCGCATGCAGGACGTCGGCTACCTCGACCTGGCCGGCTGCATGGCCCTCGGCGCCACCGGCCCGATCCTGCGCTCCACCGGCCTGCCGCACGACCTGCGCAAGACACAGCCGTACTGCGGATACGAGACCTACGACTTCGAGATCCCGACCGCCGACACCTGCGACTCCTACGGCCGCTTCCTGATCCGGCTGGAGGAGATGCGGCAGTCGCTGCACATCGTCGAGCAGTGCCTGGACCGGCTCCAGCCCGGACCGGTCATGGTCGCCGACAAGAAGATCGCCTGGCCCGCCCAGCTCGCCCTGGGACCGGACGGACTGGGCAACTCCCTCGACCACATCAAGAAGATCATGGGCAGCTCCATGGAGGCCCTGATCCACCACTTCAAGCTGGTCACCGAGGGCTTCCGCGTCCCGCCGGGACAGGCGTACGCGGCGGTCGAGTCGCCCAAGGGCGAACTCGGGGTGCACGTCGTCTCCGACGGCGGCACCCGCCCCTACCGGGTCCACTTCCGCGACCCGTCCTTCACCAACCTTCAGGCCATGGCGGCGATGTGCGAGGGCGGCCAGGTCGCCGACGTCATCGTCGCCGTCGCGTCCATCGACCCCGTGATGGGAGGCGTCGACCGGTGA
- a CDS encoding NADH-quinone oxidoreductase subunit C, producing the protein MSDANGDGANPEKELSAENLPGQRGQGGEEIRVQRGMFGANNGGDTSGYGGLVRSVRLPGPASRPYGGWFDEVADELEGALEEQDLLPDNAIEKTVVDRGELTFHIEREHLVQVALTLRDDPALRFELCTGVSGVHYPNDKGRELHAVYHLRSITHNRLIRLEVSAPDSDPHIPSLFPVYPTNDWHERETYDFFGIVFDGHPALTRIMMPDDWQGFPQRKDYPLGGIPVEYKGAQIPAPDQRRSYS; encoded by the coding sequence ATGAGCGACGCGAACGGCGACGGCGCCAACCCGGAGAAGGAGCTCTCCGCCGAGAACCTCCCCGGGCAGCGCGGCCAGGGCGGTGAGGAGATCCGCGTCCAGCGCGGCATGTTCGGCGCGAACAACGGCGGCGACACCTCCGGCTACGGCGGGCTGGTCCGCTCCGTCCGGCTCCCGGGGCCGGCCAGCCGCCCCTACGGCGGCTGGTTCGACGAGGTCGCCGACGAGCTCGAGGGCGCGCTGGAGGAGCAGGACCTGCTCCCGGACAACGCCATCGAGAAGACGGTCGTCGACCGCGGCGAACTCACCTTCCACATCGAACGCGAGCACCTGGTCCAGGTCGCCCTCACCCTGCGCGACGACCCCGCCCTGCGCTTCGAGCTCTGCACCGGCGTCAGCGGCGTGCACTACCCGAACGACAAGGGCCGCGAGCTGCACGCCGTCTACCACCTGCGCTCGATCACCCACAACCGGCTGATCCGCCTGGAGGTCAGCGCGCCCGACAGCGACCCGCACATCCCGTCGCTGTTCCCGGTCTATCCCACGAACGACTGGCACGAGCGCGAGACCTACGACTTCTTCGGCATCGTCTTCGACGGTCACCCGGCCCTGACGCGGATCATGATGCCGGACGACTGGCAGGGCTTCCCGCAGCGCAAGGACTATCCCCTCGGCGGCATCCCCGTCGAGTACAAGGGCGCCCAGATCCCGGCTCCGGACCAGCGGAGGTCGTACTCATGA
- a CDS encoding NuoB/complex I 20 kDa subunit family protein has protein sequence MGLEEKLPSGFLLTTVEQAAGWVRKSSVFPATFGLACCAIEMMTTGAGRYDLARFGMEVFRGSPRQADLMIVAGRVSQKMAPVLRQVYDQMPNPKWVISMGVCASSGGMFNNYAIVQGVDHIVPVDIYLPGCPPRPEMLMDAILKLHQKIQGSKLGVNAEEAAREAEEAALKALPTIEMKGLLR, from the coding sequence ATGGGACTCGAAGAAAAGCTGCCGAGCGGATTCCTGCTGACCACCGTCGAGCAGGCCGCGGGCTGGGTGCGCAAGTCGTCCGTCTTCCCCGCCACGTTCGGCCTCGCCTGCTGCGCCATCGAGATGATGACCACGGGCGCCGGCCGCTACGACCTGGCGCGGTTCGGGATGGAGGTCTTCCGCGGTTCGCCGCGGCAGGCGGACCTCATGATCGTCGCCGGACGGGTCAGCCAGAAGATGGCGCCCGTGCTGCGGCAGGTCTACGACCAGATGCCGAACCCCAAGTGGGTGATCTCCATGGGGGTCTGCGCCTCCTCGGGCGGCATGTTCAACAACTACGCGATCGTCCAGGGCGTCGACCACATCGTCCCGGTCGACATCTATCTCCCCGGCTGTCCGCCCCGCCCCGAGATGCTGATGGACGCCATCCTCAAGCTCCACCAGAAGATCCAGGGCTCCAAGCTCGGCGTGAACGCCGAGGAGGCGGCCCGTGAGGCGGAGGAGGCGGCGCTCAAGGCCCTGCCCACGATCGAGATGAAGGGGCTGCTGCGATGA
- a CDS encoding NADH-quinone oxidoreductase subunit A, with the protein MNAYAPILVLGALGAGFAIFSVVMATLIGPKRYNRAKLEAYECGIEPTPTPAGGGRFPIKYYLTAMLFIVFDIEIVFLYPWAVTFDALGLFGLVEMLLFVLTVFVAYAYVWRRGGLEWD; encoded by the coding sequence GTGAACGCGTATGCGCCCATCCTCGTACTGGGAGCCCTCGGGGCAGGCTTTGCGATCTTCTCCGTGGTCATGGCCACGCTGATCGGTCCGAAGCGGTACAACCGCGCCAAGCTCGAGGCCTACGAGTGCGGGATCGAGCCGACCCCCACGCCGGCCGGCGGCGGGCGCTTCCCCATCAAGTACTACCTGACGGCGATGCTCTTCATCGTCTTCGACATCGAGATCGTCTTCCTCTACCCCTGGGCCGTCACCTTCGACGCCCTGGGGCTTTTCGGGCTCGTGGAGATGCTGCTCTTCGTGCTCACCGTCTTCGTCGCGTACGCGTACGTATGGCGGCGCGGCGGCCTGGAATGGGACTGA
- a CDS encoding C40 family peptidase, protein MKQPLVPVVPMSHTAHIRSHRKPRRTASSTIAMRAGVAGGVLSTLAVAGASGSANAAEPVTQTLELPTLTADLAAQVAQSADATQQAAANYQLRAERDTAAAEAAKEAKADLAEAKKKAEAKKKAAEEARKAAAERAARDAERATLSASATTTTATASAPAGGSVATVIAFLQAQVGDAYVMGASGPNAWDCSSLVQAAFRQVGVDLPRVSQDQSMVGTDIPLSQIQVGDILYWGGKGSAYHVGVYIGNGQYLDAANSAKGVVIQDLSGYPASGAVRVL, encoded by the coding sequence ATGAAGCAGCCCCTGGTACCGGTTGTTCCCATGTCCCACACCGCTCACATACGCAGCCACCGGAAACCCCGCCGCACCGCGTCCTCCACGATCGCGATGCGCGCCGGAGTCGCCGGTGGCGTCCTCAGCACCCTGGCCGTGGCCGGGGCGTCGGGTTCGGCGAACGCGGCCGAGCCGGTGACGCAGACTCTCGAACTGCCCACCTTGACGGCAGACCTGGCCGCCCAGGTCGCCCAGTCCGCGGACGCCACCCAGCAGGCGGCCGCGAACTACCAGCTGCGGGCCGAGCGTGACACGGCCGCCGCCGAGGCCGCCAAGGAGGCCAAGGCGGACCTCGCCGAGGCCAAGAAGAAGGCCGAGGCGAAGAAGAAGGCCGCCGAGGAGGCCCGCAAGGCCGCCGCCGAGCGTGCCGCGCGCGACGCCGAGCGCGCCACCCTCTCCGCCTCCGCCACCACCACGACGGCGACCGCGTCCGCGCCGGCCGGCGGCAGCGTCGCGACGGTCATCGCCTTCCTCCAGGCGCAGGTGGGCGACGCCTACGTCATGGGCGCCTCGGGCCCCAACGCCTGGGACTGCTCCAGCCTGGTCCAGGCCGCGTTCCGCCAGGTCGGCGTCGACCTGCCGCGCGTCTCGCAGGACCAGTCGATGGTCGGCACCGACATCCCGCTGTCGCAGATCCAAGTCGGCGACATCCTGTACTGGGGCGGCAAGGGCTCCGCGTACCACGTGGGCGTCTACATCGGTAACGGCCAGTACCTGGACGCCGCCAACTCCGCCAAGGGCGTCGTGATCCAGGACCTCTCCGGCTACCCGGCGTCGGGTGCGGTCCGCGTGCTCTGA
- a CDS encoding geranylgeranyl reductase family protein, translating to MTEPLSDNTADVIVVGAGPAGSTTAYHLARSGLDVLLLEKTEFPREKVCGDGLTPRAVKQLVSMGIDISEEAGWLRNKGLRIIGGGVRLQLDWPDLASFPDYGLVRKRDDFDEQLARQAQKAGARLYERCNVGAPVIDDRTGRITGVKAKLGEEKREVTFHAPLVVAADGNSTRLSLAMGLHRREDRPMGVAVRTYFTSPRHDDDYLESWLELWDRRGPQDRLLPGYGWIFGMGDGTSNVGLGVLNTSDSFKELDWREVLKAWCASMPEDWGYTPDNMTGPIRGAALPMAFNRQPHYTRGLLLVGDAGGLVNPFNGEGIAYAMESGQIAADVIVQAHARATPAQREIALQRYPRVLKDTYGGYYTLGRAFVKLIGNPKVMQIAAQRGLTHPLLMKFTLKLLANLTDPTGGDAMDRIINGLTKVAPKA from the coding sequence GTGACCGAGCCCCTCTCCGACAACACCGCCGATGTGATCGTCGTGGGCGCGGGGCCAGCCGGCTCCACCACCGCCTACCACCTGGCCCGGTCCGGACTCGACGTGCTCCTGCTGGAGAAGACCGAGTTCCCGCGGGAGAAGGTCTGCGGCGACGGCCTCACCCCGCGCGCCGTGAAGCAGCTGGTGTCGATGGGCATCGACATCTCCGAGGAGGCCGGCTGGCTGCGCAACAAGGGCCTGCGCATCATCGGCGGCGGCGTCCGCCTCCAGCTCGACTGGCCGGATCTCGCCTCCTTCCCCGACTACGGCCTGGTCCGCAAGCGCGACGACTTCGACGAACAGCTCGCCCGGCAGGCCCAGAAGGCGGGCGCCCGCCTGTACGAGCGCTGCAACGTGGGCGCGCCGGTCATCGACGACCGCACCGGCCGCATCACCGGGGTGAAGGCCAAGCTCGGCGAGGAGAAGCGGGAAGTCACCTTCCACGCCCCGCTGGTGGTCGCCGCCGACGGCAACTCCACCCGGCTGTCCCTGGCGATGGGGCTGCACCGCCGCGAGGACCGCCCGATGGGCGTCGCGGTCCGTACGTACTTCACCTCGCCCCGCCACGACGACGACTACCTGGAGTCCTGGCTGGAGCTGTGGGACCGGCGCGGCCCGCAGGACCGGCTGCTGCCCGGCTACGGCTGGATCTTCGGCATGGGCGACGGCACGAGCAATGTCGGCCTCGGCGTGCTCAACACCTCCGACTCCTTCAAGGAGCTGGACTGGCGCGAGGTACTCAAGGCCTGGTGCGCCTCCATGCCGGAGGACTGGGGCTACACCCCGGACAACATGACCGGCCCGATCCGCGGCGCCGCGCTGCCCATGGCCTTCAACCGCCAGCCGCACTACACCCGCGGGCTGCTGCTCGTCGGCGACGCGGGCGGCCTGGTGAACCCGTTCAACGGCGAGGGCATCGCCTACGCCATGGAGTCCGGGCAGATCGCCGCCGACGTGATCGTGCAGGCTCACGCGCGGGCCACCCCGGCCCAGCGGGAGATCGCCCTCCAGCGCTATCCGCGCGTCCTGAAGGACACCTACGGCGGCTACTACACGCTCGGCCGCGCCTTCGTGAAGCTCATCGGCAACCCGAAGGTCATGCAGATCGCCGCCCAGCGCGGACTGACGCACCCGCTGCTGATGAAGTTCACGCTCAAGCTGCTCGCCAACCTGACCGACCCGACGGGCGGCGACGCGATGGACCGCATCATCAACGGCCTGACCAAGGTGGCACCGAAGGCGTGA
- a CDS encoding GNAT family N-acetyltransferase, translated as MNRALPAVRLRVPTHEDAVVWHRIFDDPDVMEFHGGASAELSVYEELTARQRRHDAQLGFCLWSMLDESGRVIGFTGAQPWENDWGPTGEIEIGWRLAREHWGKGYVTAAAVETLERVRATGLKGVVAMVDAGNSRSIAVTRRLGMRLAETFTAPVSRREGHCYRLDL; from the coding sequence GTGAACCGAGCTCTCCCCGCTGTACGGCTGCGCGTACCCACCCACGAGGACGCGGTCGTCTGGCACCGGATCTTCGACGACCCGGACGTCATGGAGTTCCACGGAGGCGCGTCGGCGGAGCTGTCGGTCTACGAGGAGCTCACCGCACGCCAGCGCCGGCACGACGCCCAGCTCGGCTTCTGCCTGTGGAGCATGCTCGACGAGTCGGGGCGGGTCATCGGCTTCACCGGCGCCCAGCCGTGGGAGAACGACTGGGGTCCCACGGGCGAGATCGAGATCGGCTGGCGGCTGGCGCGCGAGCACTGGGGCAAGGGCTACGTCACCGCCGCGGCCGTCGAGACGCTGGAGCGGGTGCGCGCGACGGGCCTGAAGGGCGTGGTGGCGATGGTGGACGCCGGCAACTCCCGCTCGATAGCGGTCACCCGGCGGCTCGGCATGCGCCTCGCCGAGACGTTCACGGCGCCGGTCTCGCGCCGGGAGGGCCACTGCTACCGGCTGGACCTCTGA